From a region of the Tenggerimyces flavus genome:
- a CDS encoding tetratricopeptide repeat protein: protein MADYYELLDVRRSATPDIIRAAITAQRRIWVRRQSSPDPVRRTEAEQRVRDIDAAERTLLDPERRRSYDSQGPAPEPVRKETRIEPTRQPPPRPTTTGNVPEIGSAAFHIRRGDRLLDEGKWPLAIAEYEAARERDPESVEALEGIALAYFRSHRVNEALKVLDQALAEQPDNENVKLTMMNALYQSALDEVGQDQRITSRRELNAVKSRLRRMRKVGANDRHSPMMMQHLNDILRTARKANWRPSFHKKWYAILLTGSLLLAASQQTTFSYVMGGIFFAAFVALYVVRHRVPNWRIDRRNTNRWR, encoded by the coding sequence GTGGCTGACTACTACGAGCTGCTCGACGTCCGGCGGTCCGCGACGCCGGACATCATCCGTGCTGCTATCACGGCTCAGCGGCGGATCTGGGTGCGCCGGCAGTCGAGTCCGGATCCGGTGCGGCGGACCGAGGCTGAGCAACGCGTCCGCGACATCGATGCGGCTGAGCGGACGCTGCTCGACCCGGAGCGGCGGCGCTCCTACGACTCCCAAGGTCCGGCGCCGGAGCCCGTCCGTAAGGAGACGAGGATCGAGCCGACGCGGCAGCCGCCGCCGCGGCCCACCACGACCGGCAACGTTCCGGAGATCGGTTCCGCCGCGTTCCACATCCGGCGCGGCGACCGGCTGCTCGACGAGGGTAAGTGGCCGCTCGCCATCGCGGAGTACGAGGCCGCCCGCGAACGGGATCCGGAGAGTGTCGAGGCGCTCGAAGGCATCGCGCTCGCGTACTTCCGCTCCCACCGGGTCAACGAGGCGCTCAAGGTGCTCGACCAAGCCCTCGCCGAGCAGCCGGACAACGAGAACGTCAAGCTCACCATGATGAACGCGCTCTACCAGTCCGCCCTCGACGAGGTCGGACAAGACCAGCGCATCACCTCGCGACGCGAGCTCAACGCTGTCAAGAGCAGGTTGCGCCGGATGCGCAAGGTCGGCGCCAACGACCGCCACTCGCCGATGATGATGCAACACCTCAACGACATTCTCCGCACCGCACGCAAGGCGAACTGGCGGCCGAGCTTCCACAAGAAGTGGTACGCGATCCTGCTGACCGGCTCGCTGTTGCTCGCGGCGTCGCAGCAGACGACGTTCTCGTACGTCATGGGCGGCATCTTCTTCGCCGCGTTCGTCGCCCTGTACGTGGTCCGGCACCGGGTCCCGAACTGGCGCATAGACAGAAGGAACACGAACAGATGGCGTTGA
- the grpE gene encoding nucleotide exchange factor GrpE, with protein sequence MALTEPGDELQRLATEVAELRDLFQRRLLDDRSKQTMYDELYGQLKFAQQGLAEQFIAPMVRELLLIVDRLDALTAAVPAESGDLLDSVRAELLEVLLRRGLRTVDAEGEAFDPRLHEAVERTPVTDDAQVGRVLAVRRPGYQLEDRLLRPAQVSVGYRA encoded by the coding sequence ATGGCGTTGACCGAACCCGGAGACGAGCTGCAACGACTGGCGACCGAGGTCGCGGAGCTTCGCGACCTGTTCCAGCGACGGCTGCTGGACGACCGTTCCAAGCAGACGATGTACGACGAGCTGTACGGGCAGCTGAAGTTCGCCCAGCAGGGGTTGGCCGAGCAGTTCATCGCCCCGATGGTCCGTGAGCTGCTGCTCATCGTCGACCGGCTCGACGCCCTCACTGCCGCGGTGCCCGCGGAGTCCGGCGACCTGCTGGACTCCGTGCGCGCGGAGCTGCTCGAGGTTCTCCTCAGGCGCGGCCTGCGGACCGTCGACGCCGAGGGCGAGGCGTTCGACCCGCGGCTGCACGAGGCGGTCGAGCGGACACCGGTGACCGACGACGCCCAGGTCGGCCGCGTCCTCGCCGTACGTCGACCCGGCTACCAGCTCGAGGACCGGCTGCTCCGCCCCGCTCAGGTGAGCGTCGGATATCGCGCCTGA
- the thrS gene encoding threonine--tRNA ligase, translating to MSEFNVTVILNGERAERETTTDTTAFDLFRDDRAVIAARVNGELRDLAYVLAAGDEVEPVEISSADGRAILRHSTAHVMAQAVQDLFPSAKLGIGPPVENGFYYDFDVPTPFTPEDLERIETAMRRIIKDRQRFSRRVVSDSDARSELAAEPYKLELIGLKGGASSDDGSSVEVGGGELTIYDNLRGDEVAWKDLCRGPHLPTTRHIPAFKLMRVAAAYWRGSEKNPQLQRIYGTAWESKDALGAHLEMLAEAERRDHRRLGTELDLFSFPEEIGPGLAVWHPKGGIIRRVMEEYSRKRHEEGGYEFVYTPHLTKAALFETSGHLEWYADGMYPPMELDEGQTYYMKPMNCPMHVMIFGARGRSYRELPLRLFEFGTVYRYEKSGVVHGLTRSRGFTQDDSHIFCTPAQLQDELSSLLDFVVGLLRDYGLTEFTADLSTRPEKFVGEIAEWDVAEAALEEALKLGGIPYTIAEGEGAFYAPKIDIHVKDAIGRKWQLSTLQVDFQLPSRFDIEYQASDGTRQRPYMIHRALFGSEERFFGILLEHYAGAFPPWLAPVQAVAIPIAERHSAYLDDVARRARERGIRISVDTSDDRMQKKIRNAQTQKIPYMLIAGDRDIESGAVSFRYRNGEQKNGVPVDEAITEIVDTIERRLQV from the coding sequence GTGTCCGAGTTCAACGTCACCGTCATCCTTAACGGCGAACGTGCCGAACGGGAGACGACGACGGACACGACGGCGTTCGACCTGTTCCGCGACGACCGCGCGGTGATCGCGGCGCGGGTGAACGGCGAGCTGCGCGACCTGGCGTACGTGCTCGCCGCTGGGGACGAGGTCGAGCCGGTCGAGATCTCCTCCGCTGACGGGCGCGCGATCCTGCGGCACTCGACCGCGCACGTGATGGCTCAGGCGGTGCAGGACCTGTTCCCTTCGGCGAAGCTCGGCATCGGCCCGCCGGTGGAGAACGGCTTCTACTACGACTTCGACGTGCCCACGCCGTTCACGCCGGAGGATCTGGAGCGCATCGAGACCGCGATGCGGCGGATCATCAAGGACCGGCAGCGGTTCTCGCGGCGCGTGGTGTCGGATTCTGATGCTCGCTCGGAGCTTGCTGCTGAGCCGTACAAGCTGGAGCTGATCGGACTCAAGGGCGGCGCCTCGTCCGACGACGGGTCGTCGGTCGAGGTCGGCGGCGGCGAGCTGACGATCTACGACAACCTGCGCGGCGACGAGGTGGCGTGGAAGGACCTGTGTCGCGGGCCGCACCTGCCGACCACGCGGCACATTCCGGCGTTCAAGCTGATGCGGGTCGCGGCGGCGTACTGGCGGGGTTCGGAGAAGAACCCGCAGCTGCAGCGGATCTACGGCACGGCGTGGGAGTCGAAGGACGCGCTGGGCGCGCACCTGGAGATGCTCGCCGAGGCCGAGCGGCGCGACCACCGGCGGCTCGGCACGGAGCTGGACCTGTTCTCGTTCCCGGAGGAGATCGGGCCGGGGCTCGCGGTGTGGCACCCGAAGGGCGGGATCATCCGGCGGGTGATGGAGGAGTACTCGCGGAAGCGGCACGAGGAGGGCGGGTACGAGTTCGTGTACACGCCGCATCTGACGAAGGCCGCGCTCTTCGAGACGTCGGGGCACCTGGAGTGGTACGCGGACGGCATGTACCCGCCCATGGAGCTCGACGAGGGCCAGACGTACTACATGAAGCCGATGAACTGCCCGATGCACGTGATGATCTTCGGTGCGCGGGGGCGGTCGTACCGCGAGCTGCCGTTGCGGTTGTTCGAGTTCGGGACCGTCTATCGGTACGAGAAGTCGGGTGTCGTGCACGGTCTGACGCGGTCTCGTGGGTTCACGCAGGACGACTCGCACATCTTCTGCACTCCCGCGCAGCTGCAGGACGAGCTGTCGTCTTTGTTGGACTTCGTGGTGGGGCTGCTGCGGGACTACGGGCTGACCGAGTTCACCGCTGACCTGTCGACGCGGCCGGAGAAGTTCGTCGGGGAGATCGCTGAGTGGGACGTGGCCGAGGCGGCGCTGGAGGAGGCGCTGAAGCTCGGCGGGATCCCGTACACGATCGCCGAGGGCGAGGGTGCCTTCTACGCGCCGAAGATCGACATCCACGTGAAGGACGCGATCGGGCGGAAGTGGCAGCTGTCGACGTTGCAGGTGGACTTCCAACTGCCTTCTCGGTTCGACATCGAGTACCAGGCTTCTGATGGGACGCGGCAGCGGCCGTACATGATCCACCGGGCCTTGTTCGGGTCGGAGGAGCGGTTCTTCGGGATCCTGCTGGAGCACTACGCGGGCGCGTTCCCTCCCTGGCTCGCGCCGGTGCAGGCGGTGGCGATCCCTATCGCCGAGCGGCACTCTGCCTATCTCGACGACGTGGCTCGGCGGGCGCGGGAGCGGGGGATCCGGATCTCGGTCGACACCTCCGATGACCGGATGCAGAAGAAGATCCGGAACGCGCAGACCCAGAAGATCCCGTACATGCTGATCGCGGGCGACCGCGACATCGAATCCGGCGCGGTGTCGTTCCGCTACCGCAACGGCGAACAGAAGAACGGCGTCCCCGTCGACGAAGCCATCACCGAAATCGTCGACACCATCGAACGCCGCCTCCAAGTCTGA
- a CDS encoding RidA family protein translates to MTSRISRLNPPELHETPGYHHITIAESGRTAYLAGQCPLDAAGKLVGAGDYDAQAVQVASNALAALKAIDASPEQVVRSVIYVVSPETLQLGAVWRTLHTTPLAKAFTTASTLLGVAQLGFTDQLIELDLTVAL, encoded by the coding sequence ATCTCTCGCCTGAACCCGCCCGAGCTGCACGAGACGCCGGGCTACCACCACATCACGATCGCCGAGTCCGGCCGCACCGCGTACCTGGCGGGCCAGTGCCCGCTCGACGCGGCCGGGAAGCTCGTCGGAGCCGGCGACTACGACGCACAGGCCGTCCAAGTGGCCTCGAACGCCCTGGCCGCGTTGAAGGCCATCGACGCGTCGCCCGAGCAGGTCGTCCGCTCGGTGATCTACGTCGTAAGCCCCGAAACCTTGCAGCTCGGAGCCGTCTGGCGCACGCTGCACACCACCCCACTGGCCAAGGCCTTCACCACCGCCAGCACCCTGCTGGGCGTAGCCCAGCTCGGCTTCACCGACCAACTCATCGAGCTCGACCTCACCGTCGCCCTGTGA